The genomic interval CATCTTGTCCTGTTGCATATATTTGGTTATTTGAAATGATTGCATGTGTTTGCACACTTCCTGTTTCCAAATTTCTATTGTTCGCAATAAAAACACCTATAGTATCCGTGTTACTTATCATATTATTCATTACCATTAGATGCCATGTACCATAACACTGAATCCCTATGCTAGACTGTACAACGTTATTTCCAATTACTTTTACACGTTTAGCTTCAGGAATATAAACGCCAACATTTTTAATGTTTTTGAATGTGTTATCTTTAATCTCCACAATATCAAACGATTCGTTTTTGTTCGGTACTTTCTTATTAGGATATGCAGATACATGCACACCTATTTTTCCAATATTAGTAATAGTGTTGCCAATAACTCGTAAATTCTCCCCTTGTTGAGCAGAACCCATTTGCACACCTTGCGCATTATGTGAAGATGTATAACCACCAGGAGTTGGTGTGGCAAAGATACCGCCGTTACATTTATCAATTACGTTACCTTCAATCAATGTGTTTTTAAATTTATAAACACGTAACGCAAAGTTCGTTGTTCCTTCGATAAAATTATTTTTTATAACTACGTTAGAAACCCATTCATCGTATACAGAAAAGTGGTCGCCAACTGCTGTAGCGTAACTTGGATAATTTCTTGATGGTCCAAAGTAACAATTTTGAACTACAACATTTTTAGAAGGTGTACTATCGTAAGATGAACCTTTTATATCACCAATACCTATTTCAGCAGCTAATGATACTTGTATTGCTTCTTTATTATTATTCTCAGGGTCTTTCTGTCCTTTGAATGAGCAATGGTCTATTAAAACATCTTTACAACCATTCAAATCCAAAGCATGTGTTGTATGAACATCTAAAATAGTACAATCTTGTAAAGTAACATTTTCAGCATGTGCTAAAACAATTCCATTCATAGCTTTGTTAATATTATGATTACCATCGAAAGTAACACCATAAAATTTTAAATTCCCATTACCCTCATATTTAATTGGGGATTCTCCGATTACTAAATTAGTAAACCAACCACCAGCGTTATTATATCTTCTGATCGTTGCCCCGTAACCATAAATTGTAGTGTTCGGAGGGATGATTAAACGTTTTTCAACGTTATAAATTCCTGGTGGTAGGATAAGAGGACCACCGCCTCGTTCTTTGTTCCAATCTAACCAAGCCTGCAATCCTTTGAATGAGCCTTTTTCTTCATTTACATACACACCGTCAAAGTCTAAAGCACTTTTGATTATTTTAGATTCTTCTAAGTCGTTAGCAACTTTCTCATTACTTTGGACATGATCTAAATAATCATCTCTTAATCGTTCAGCTAGCAACGGCTTTTGAACGCCTTTAAATGTGACCCTTGCGTCACTTACTTCTGCAATTCCGTCACCGTTGTTCGCAATGATGATATTGTCATAGGCTGATTTCATTCTATCTATTTCTGTTTTTACATTATTTCTATCGTAATCAATTTGTACTGCATTGTGGGCGTGCTGTTCTTCTTTTTTATGATATTCAAAATCTCGCTTGAAATAATTGAAGTTATTAATAATTTGTTTGAAATTGTGTATCATCTTGAACCTATAATCTTGCCCGATTTGTACTGGGAAGTTTAAAAAATAATTAATCATTCAATTACCTCACTTTCTTTTTGGTTTAGTTTTTCTTTAAGTTTTTCTATTTCTTTACCTTGTAATTCAACAAGTTCTTCCAGGTTGTTGATTTTAGAATTAAGCTCGATAATACTATTCGCATTGTTTATTTTATCTATGTCTATAATGCACTCAGTGCTTGTCATAGGCAGGTAAATTTCACCATCAGAATCTTTTAAATATCTATTGTTATATGTCTTACTCATCTAGTATCGTCACCCCAACAATGTCTGAATAATTTTCTGTAATAAAATAAGGCGATGCCCCTATGGACTCGCCTTTACCAATGTTACTTATTTTTTTTATATTTCTACTTAAGCGCTGTTGTATTTTAATAATGTCAGTTGGAGAGTTACTGAAATCGACTTCAACGGGTTGATTAACTAATGGATGTGATTCAGTTAATTTAACTACTTTTAAATCTAAGTCATAACCTAGAGGTCTGTGTATGAAATGAATCATATGGTTTTCATTTATATCATCATTCCTCAAGTAATGCTTTTCTTCAAAACTACCTAGATAGTTAGTTGAGACTTCAACGGTTGGTTCATCATTTAATTCAGTTTTTAACTTTTCTTTTAACTCGTTTTCATCTAATGCATTATCATCAAACACTGTTGGGGCTTCGGAAAGTCCAAAAATTTCATAGTTAGGTGATTTATATTCAGCGTATGCGTGATAAACGTCTGTCCCTTTCAACACTGCAGTTACATTTAATACTGTTGACTTCTCTGTGCCCACATACATACATGGTTTAGATTTCTTATAATCGACACCACTTTTTGCACCTCTAAACACTGCTTTAAATATGTGGTTGCCTTTTGATAAGCGTTGAGCAATGATAATCTTTTCAGATGTTGCAGTTTTGCTATAGCATTCATATTTACCTATATGTTCATCATCAAGATATACGTCTAACACGCCACCTTTAGCCATTTTCTTTAATGTCCATTCAAGTGTCTCGTTACCCCACTTACAGTTAAATGTTTTCGTGTAACTAGCACCAACACTTTCAGTACGCCAAGTACCGTCTTTGATGAATGTGCCAAAATAATTTAAGTCTTTAGGTTTCATAGGATTATAATTTTTTGTCTCAGCTTTAGTTTTCTTTTTACCGTAACCCTGTATATAGGTTTTGATTTCTGTAGTAGAAGTAGTTGCTTGCACTTCACTAGAGTTGTATTTATATATTAATGGTAAGTCAGACATTTGATAGAAAGTTTCATCATCATAAATATAAATTTTCTTATTATCTGCAAAGTATATATAATTGAATAACTCTGCGCCTTCTGTAAGAAATTCCAAACCATTTTTATTGCCTAATTCTTCTATAGCAATTCGTTGGTTAAATGTCCCTTTAACTTCAAATGAGAAACCTAATTTATTCCCTTTAAAACCAAAGTCTAGATATTGATCTAAAGTCATTGTTGGTTTGTTTTCTTCAGCATCACTTTCATCGTTATTCATTTCCTCGTTTTCCAAATCTTTCTGGATATAATGATTTTGGAATTCCATAAATATATGTTTAGCAGTGATTTCATTTGTTACAACCGAACCATCATATTTAATAGATGTTGATTTTATAACATAGTCTTGTCCTTTCCACTCTAACAGCATTTCATTAATTAAGGCGTCGAATATATCCTCGTTCTGAGTTGTTTTATATATAGTAAAACTAACAGATCGTTCATTATTTTTTTCATATTCATATTTGAAAGATTCAAAATCAAAATCAGTTACAATCTCTCCAAAAGTACCTTTTTTATTTTTTAAAATTAAAGGTTCCACTAATTTCACCTACCTATATATAAATGGGAAAACCCATTTAGTAGTTACATTTTTTATACTCACACCAGTTATTTCTATATGATTAAATCCAGGTGCTAACGTCAACCAACCCCAATTTGTGTCTATCCCTATGCGTTTTTGGTCTTTTATTGGATGAACACCACTTAAAGTTATCGTTTCACTATATGTGATGGGTTTTTTGTATTCAAAGACATTGGTTTCTTTTCCATCTTTTAATACTTCACGTGTAGTGTGATTAGTGATTTTAAACCCTTTAGGTGCATCAATATTAACTAGTAATTTAAATTGATGTCTTAATAATGGATTGATTGTATCCGATGAACCATTGTAAATTTTAAAAGCTGTTGTATCGTGCGTGTATTTAATTTCATCATCTGATAAAACGCCTGCTTCAAATTGCCAATCACCACTTGATAAACTAAACTCACTTGTGTCTTTCAATGATTCTGAATAGCCTTTGATAACCACAAAAGTAACTTTAAATGTAGCGAATGAGTTTGTTAAATCTTCGTTGTCATTGCTATCACAATACACTGCGTATTTCTTACCAGGTGCATCGCTATGCCACAAATAATAAGGTTCTCGTTGATATAGGATATTTCTTATTTTTTGTTTATAGAGTTTTAAATCTTTAGTATCTAACCCTTTAAATGAAAAGTTTAAAACTAAATTAAAAGGCCCGAACGTAGTCGGACCCATAAGTACTCCATCAGTACCATTAATTTCAGTTGTGTTTGCTTTAACTTCCACATCTTCTTCTATATGATCTAAAAACAATAAATTAGGTGTATCAGTCAATTTAACATCAAAGTTATCGTTAAATAACCTTACTTCTTTTTTCAAATTAGAAAGCACCTCCCATGTTGTATGCCATCATTTGCGCTCGTTTACCTTGTGCCTTACTCATGTCTTGCTCGCTCACACCTGTGGGCTTCTGCTCTAAACGTTGGTTACTAGCTACAAGTTGTGTCAGTAATTCAACTTGTCTTTGTGTGGCTTCTAACTGCCTAGCCATAACATTTATCATTTCGTTGTCGTTATTGTTGCTAGTAGAAGGTGTACGCATTTGATTAGGACGTTTATTGTTTTTAGCACGCTGAGAAACGCGCTCAGATGCAATGGCAATTAGTTTCATTGCATCACTAGCTTTAGACGGGTCTGTAGGTACTACAATTTCTGGGTAACCACCCTCTGCAAGATTGTACCAGCCAGATGAATTAATTAATCCGCCTGTGGCAAATCTTCTTGAACCAGATGGACCCCAGCCGCTTTTACCATATGGCAAATCACGTCGCCAGTTAGAGTTATTAAAGAATGCAAGTAATTGGTCGTAACCATTCTTAATATTTTTATGACCTTTGACCGCATATGATTTGAATGTACTTGGTACATATTGCAATAGCCCTTGTGCTGGTGTACCTCGTAAGTTGTTGATATCTCCGATGTTACCTTGTGTTACTCCAGCATTACCGTTGGATTCTCTGGCAATTTGTGCGACGATACCGTTTAATTCTCTATTAGATAGATTAACCTTCATTTTCTTAGCTGCTCGTTTGATATCGCCTTTCCACTTGCTTGCTGATTTGTTTTGGCTTCCACCGCCGTTATGTTTCTTCAACCAATTTGTAGGGTCTTTGGCAACGCCATTCCATCTCATTTCAT from Staphylococcus condimenti carries:
- a CDS encoding distal tail protein Dit produces the protein MKKEVRLFNDNFDVKLTDTPNLLFLDHIEEDVEVKANTTEINGTDGVLMGPTTFGPFNLVLNFSFKGLDTKDLKLYKQKIRNILYQREPYYLWHSDAPGKKYAVYCDSNDNEDLTNSFATFKVTFVVIKGYSESLKDTSEFSLSSGDWQFEAGVLSDDEIKYTHDTTAFKIYNGSSDTINPLLRHQFKLLVNIDAPKGFKITNHTTREVLKDGKETNVFEYKKPITYSETITLSGVHPIKDQKRIGIDTNWGWLTLAPGFNHIEITGVSIKNVTTKWVFPFIYR
- a CDS encoding prophage endopeptidase tail family protein, encoding MEPLILKNKKGTFGEIVTDFDFESFKYEYEKNNERSVSFTIYKTTQNEDIFDALINEMLLEWKGQDYVIKSTSIKYDGSVVTNEITAKHIFMEFQNHYIQKDLENEEMNNDESDAEENKPTMTLDQYLDFGFKGNKLGFSFEVKGTFNQRIAIEELGNKNGLEFLTEGAELFNYIYFADNKKIYIYDDETFYQMSDLPLIYKYNSSEVQATTSTTEIKTYIQGYGKKKTKAETKNYNPMKPKDLNYFGTFIKDGTWRTESVGASYTKTFNCKWGNETLEWTLKKMAKGGVLDVYLDDEHIGKYECYSKTATSEKIIIAQRLSKGNHIFKAVFRGAKSGVDYKKSKPCMYVGTEKSTVLNVTAVLKGTDVYHAYAEYKSPNYEIFGLSEAPTVFDDNALDENELKEKLKTELNDEPTVEVSTNYLGSFEEKHYLRNDDINENHMIHFIHRPLGYDLDLKVVKLTESHPLVNQPVEVDFSNSPTDIIKIQQRLSRNIKKISNIGKGESIGASPYFITENYSDIVGVTILDE
- a CDS encoding right-handed parallel beta-helix repeat-containing protein encodes the protein MINYFLNFPVQIGQDYRFKMIHNFKQIINNFNYFKRDFEYHKKEEQHAHNAVQIDYDRNNVKTEIDRMKSAYDNIIIANNGDGIAEVSDARVTFKGVQKPLLAERLRDDYLDHVQSNEKVANDLEESKIIKSALDFDGVYVNEEKGSFKGLQAWLDWNKERGGGPLILPPGIYNVEKRLIIPPNTTIYGYGATIRRYNNAGGWFTNLVIGESPIKYEGNGNLKFYGVTFDGNHNINKAMNGIVLAHAENVTLQDCTILDVHTTHALDLNGCKDVLIDHCSFKGQKDPENNNKEAIQVSLAAEIGIGDIKGSSYDSTPSKNVVVQNCYFGPSRNYPSYATAVGDHFSVYDEWVSNVVIKNNFIEGTTNFALRVYKFKNTLIEGNVIDKCNGGIFATPTPGGYTSSHNAQGVQMGSAQQGENLRVIGNTITNIGKIGVHVSAYPNKKVPNKNESFDIVEIKDNTFKNIKNVGVYIPEAKRVKVIGNNVVQSSIGIQCYGTWHLMVMNNMISNTDTIGVFIANNRNLETGSVQTHAIISNNQIYATGQDGIRISLGSRFIKVDNNSVYSYGLNASKSWYIAGIYLIECTNSTVTNNFIRNANEKYLDAVRINEDCKDVRVWNIDSGGAPITILNPESNFYGIRDINGKKVKFEGVNN